The DNA segment TCAGCACACAAACCTTGTTGTGGGAAAGGGAGGCTGGCAGGCATATAATTTGAGAAGGAGTAAAACAAAAACAGTGACCCCTGACGGGAAAGAAGCTTTTAAAGAGCTGAGCAGCCCCTCTGAGGGCCCGTCTCAGACGGCAGGGGAGTCACCCAGCCCTCTGTGCCAAGGAACAGGCTGACAAGACTCTGCCAAAATAGCAACATTTTGCCCTTCAGCCGAACCTCACAAGTGCATCTCGCTGCCCACACACCTCCACAGAAAATTACTCACAAACAGCTTGTCTGGCCCAGCCAAAGTCAAGGACTTTTTGTGCGCTGGCAGGACCAGCTCAGCCTCCCCTCTCCGCACTGTCACAGAGTTTGGATCATTCCAAAGCCCAAGCGCTGACTGGGGGCCAGGACCTCGCCTCCTGCTTGGTGTGTGGGTAGTCCTTGAGTGGTAGAAATCTGCCATCAGCAGAATtattccagctgctctgctcggATGGGGGAATGGGACTGGCCAGAAGGACTCACAGCTGCAGCCACTCCGCTGCCAGTTGGACATTCCTCAGAGCTGGGAGCCAAACAGCCTGGAAAACCCAGGAGGATTTGGTCCCAGCACAAGGTGCTTTGCCTTACTCTGACAGGTAACTGGGTTTTTGCTCTGCCTCAGAAGAATCTGGAGTCCTgtctggaaataaaataatttttaggaaAACCCAAACAGCCACAGGCAGTGACAGCTCCACATACCCACTGCAGCAGAGACCACTCCTGAGTTCAACTGCTCATTCCTTCAGCATCCCCAGGCCTGGCACACCTGTTCCCAGGTAgccttgcaggagagctcttcCTGTTCTACTTCGCTGTCACAGGACTGAAAACCCTCTGAGAATATTTCCCTTGTGTACAGCAGCATCTTTTAGGGGCCAGGTGTGGAAGAGGCACAACAGGCTGGAGCTGTTAGGGgagagagcaggaggcaggTCCAGGCACTGAGGGGAGGGGTGAGAGGTCAGAGTTGCTGAGAACTGTGTGAAGAAAGTTAAAaacaatcattaaaaaaaaaaaaaaaagctcagaagTCCTTTGTATCTGATGCAACCTGGTACATAGGTAAAAGGTAAGTCACCTTTTGGAACTGGTCCTAGTGGAACGTTACTTGTTTTTCCAAAACAAGATGTAGTGACTTTTCTCCTGGATGGTTTCCCCCAGCCAGAGCCGAGGTGGGGAAGGACAGAAGTGTTTGTGCACCTGAGTGCACCCCCTTGGCTCCGTGGCCAAACCCTCACCACctatctgggttttttttcccccaaggaaATCTCCTCCCACTGTCCCATTTGCCCAAGTATTGCTCAAGAAGTTGGGTAAAACTACAACAAGCAGGGGGAGAAGGATACAGCTGTGAGCTGAGAACAGGAGGGGCAATGATTTATCCCCTCCTGGGACCcaactgctgctctgcccacagaCACGACCCGTTATTAGAGGGAAAGTGCagttccttcctctccctgccacAACCCCTTTGGTGCTGCCTGTGCCGTGCTCCCTTTTGCTAAAGGCACCTCTGGAAAGCACTGCTGGCCCCAAGCACGATGCCCTGATGGCTCATATTTACACCTGAGATTAGCCCCGTCCTGCCCCCGGCCCCAGAACCACCCCCGGGGCCACAGCGACAGCTCGGGGACAGCGGGTGCCACACGAGGCTCCCCGTGTGGGCACCCACACCCCCCTCATCTCACCACGTGCAGGGCCCCCCACGTGCCCCCCACGTCACACGGAGTACTTGGCCATGTCGCTCTTGTCAAAGACGACTTTGGTGGCGAAGTAAATGGCGACCAGGCCGAAGCCGGCGGCCGACACCATGTAGGCGGTGACCGACTGCGTGAACTGCACGATGGAGCCCATGAAGAGGGAGGGCACGACCTGAGAGAGCAGGAAGGCGCTGTCCAGGATGGCCAGGTCCAGGCAGATCCCCCTGCCGGGGGCCGCCGGGTCCGGCTCCCCCACCATCATCATGAGCGAGACGTCGCAGGAGGAGCTGACGCAGAGAGCGGAGCTGGGGGcggcaggaggggaggaaggggaggaggaggaggaggagaagaggctCCCAGTGTGGCCGTTCTGGTAAGGCAGCTTCTGGCTGGAGAGGAGGCCTTTAGAGAAGGCTGATTTCTTGTCCAGTAGAGCTGCGTCTTCCTCCTCTTTGCTCTTGTATTTATGCAAAAACACCTACGGGGAGGAAGGAGGCACGTGAGGATGGAGCGAGGTTGGGGGGCAGAGGGACCCTGGGTTTTGGGCAGGGCAGCAAAACCAGCGTGGCTTTGTGTGTGTCGGGTCAGCCTGTCAGGGTGGGGAGTGCCAGCCTGAGCCTGGCCCACATGAGGTGGCCTCCAGGAGCCAGAATGGCTTTTTCCGACTGGCACGGGGTTCAAAGCAGCCCTGACTCACCGGGGGAACCTGGCCAAGTGGGGCCTTTGCTGTGCTGAAGCTCTGGGGCTCAgcaggctgctgcagcccaaagccagcctgggctctgcctggggACAATTCGTGCTGGTTGTCACCTCCTCAGTGGGTGCCAAGGGGGTGCTCACCCCGTCCTGAGATCACCTGAAGCAGGGCAGGAGTGAAGGGCCAGAGTCCACTCTGGAATATCACACAGCCACACAGCCCACTCCAGTGCAAACAGGAGTGTTTGTAGAGTGGGTGGCTGGGAGCCCAAACCCTTCCTGCACGAGAGCCCAGAGGGCAGATGATcagcccagagccctggatAAGTGGCCAGTCTCATCTGGGACacttcaaagtgacaccagCTGGGATGGCACAGTGCTGGGAACTCAGGGCAGGGctcttttctcagctctgcaaCAAACCTCAGAGCTGAAGAGTTGCTTCATCTGCCTGCCCTGAGCCTCCTCACTCCAGCTGGAAAAGGGGGGTGGTGGGGAAgcaaaatctttttcttctcgCCCTTTTTTGCCTGGCTCTGCTCAAGCTGTGAGATCTCTGGGCATGGCTGGCTCCAGAGCATTCACACAGAGGATTTGGATGGAACAGCTCTCCACGTTAACACCAACAAACCATGGGCAGTCATGTGCAGGCAgggaaaatgctgctttcaAGCTCCAGAGTATTTGCAATTATGCACAACCCCTGGTCTGCAGGGGGTAGGGCAGATAACCAAGGACATGTCAATCCATTATCTGCATGGGGATTgaacaaacaaagcaaataaaacagaaaaaaagagcacCTGTTTGGGATCAGAGAGCTGTACCCGCTGCAGGCTCAGAGGGGAACTATCCTCCCTTGTGCAGGAGGGACCTGGGCATGGACCAAGAGGAGGGAACTGGTGCAGGATGTGGgcaccccagctctgctgcaggtcATCCCAAAGCTCTCAGCAGCCTTGGCACACTTAAAATGCATCAATATGGGCTGTCACTTATCTTTCTGGAGTCTAAAAATCCTCCCACAGGCCTCCCATTGCCATCAAACTTCAAAGCAACTCCAaacccagcacaggaagggcaTTGTGTGAGCCAAACCAGGAGGTCCCTCATTTTCTTGGTTTCTATACTGATCCAGGCTAAGAACTTCAGGGATATGAGTTTTGGGAGGTGTGTGTGAATATCTAGTGAAGAGAATTAATTTACATCTAGAGAAAATTACTTAAACATAGAGGAATGGGCTTAGTGAGAACTTGGCTTTCAAACCACCCCAAACCAAAATGCTGACAGACTTCAACAGcgggaaaaaagaacagaaatgggGAAGATGGAGGATTTCCTGAAAAAGGCTTTCTAGGGACTTCTTGTGGGGTCTCCCAGCTCAAAGGAGTGGGTAAAGGAAGGAGGAACTTCCAGGGATGACAGCAGAGAGAccagccccagctgtgcccctcACTCATTGTGCTCCCAGTGTTTCCCTGTCGAGCCTTTGGCAAACAGTGGGGCACGTGgccttcccattcccagcctgtggAGTTTGGGTTTCATTCCACTGATAATTCATCCATGGGAGATCCCAGCCAAGCTGAAGCTTTTGCAAAGCTGAACGTTCCCTCATCCCCTCCTTACTGCCTGGTGCCAACTGGGATGGGTCGGTCCCGAGGATTTGTTCAATGTGAACATCTGGATGCCTGTGGTAACAACTCCTACTTATTCCACTGCACAGCCAACCACTGCTGCTGGGATGAAAGAGCTGCTCTCAAACCACAAATTAATTCTGCATTTGCAGCACAAGAGAAACTCCTATTAATCCAGTGTGCAACTCAGGAACCTCCTAGGACTGCTCCACAAGGAGAGCATCTGTGGCACAGGGTTGCAGGCTTTTGTGTTGGTGTCACAAGTTTCACAAGGTTGATTTTTCTTGGAGCTGAGGGAATGGGAAGAACCTCAGTTTTCATTTTACTGATCTTGGTGCTCTGGACAAAAGCTGGAAAGCAGGACCTCTAAGGGCTGAAAATTCTTGGGGTTTATAGCACCtcaggctggcagagctgcagagatGTGACTTGGCTGAGGAATGTACACAGGGGTAGCTAACCTGAACCAGTTTCCCTAAAAATATGCAGGACACAGAGGAACAGGGAACACCCCTTTTGATACACCCATCCTGGCTAATTCCTGCTGTCTTACCCACTcctcacttttaaaaaatggacaATGCTTGTGGTGAGCAGGGGATCCCTAAGGAGGGAGACACTGAACTCTCATCTCCATTTCAGACGAGTCTTCAGAGAAgacacagcctggggacaggcGGAAAACCTTCGGATACAGGCGTGTGTTTCTCTTCCAGGGGCTGGACTGGCCACAGGTGGCCGTGCTGGGGCAGATCCCTACCTGTTTGTCGTGGTGGTAGAGGGATGCCAGGGTGTAGGGCAGGATCTGGAGCGCGGAGAAGGTGAAGCCCGTCAGGGCCGCGGAGATGGTGACGACGGTGACGCTGTGGGAGAGGCACATGACGAAGGCGGCCCCGGGGAAGAACACCACGCTGGCCAGGTACACTGCCCGGGTCCCAAAGTGCTTCACCAGCCGGTCCATGATTGTCGAGAAGAAGATGGAGGTGATGCACTGCAGGAAGAGGCCCAAGCTGCCCATCCGCACACCTGCGGGCAAGCAGAGGGGGGTGAGAGGCACTGCCTGGGCTTCCCCTTgggaaatcatagaatcacaggatcagctgggttggaagggacctctgagatcatcaagtccaacccttgatccaaccccgctgtggttcccagcccatggcactgatgccacatccagtctcagcttaaaaacctccagggacggagaatccaccccttccctgggcagcccattccaatggctgagcaccctctctgcaaagaaattctttctaacgtctaacctaaacctcccctggcacagcttaagacccagccctcttgtcttgctgatagttgtctgagagaagagaccaacccccccctggctaCAACcccccccgagcctcctcttctccaggctgaacagccccagctccctcagcctctcctgagaggacttgtgttcaagtcccttccccagccttgttgctctcctctggacctgcttcaggacctcaatatccttcctgagctgagggcccagaactggacacaggactccaggggtggcctcaccagtgctgagtccaggggcagaatcacttccctggccctgttggccacactgttcctgagccaggccaggatgccaatggccttcttggccacctgggcacactctggctcatgttcagcttcctgtcaaatccttccctctccttcagTTCCAAGCTCCAAACACTCCACACACAGCGTGGCACAGCCACAAacagcctggctggggcaggaagcagagcagcaTCACCTCACAAATCCCAGCCTGCCCCCTCCACCAGCCCTGCTCCCGGGCACCCCGGGCTGACTGAAGGGAATCCAAATGCCAGAGGGGAATCCAAATGCCACTCTTGTCTTTGGAAGTCATTGTTTGCACCTTCCTGCTCTTGCCCCAGGACCTGTCACCTGCTCGTGAACCAGGATCTGTTCTCACCTGATGCCAAAAGccagcagcagaacaaaagGAACAAGGAACTGTGCTCAAGCCAAAGCAAAGTATAGAACATCCACTAAACCACTGCAGTATCCGGTAGCAATCCCGGACCTTACCCTCTGCAAAGATCTATCAGATTTCAGGGAATTAAAACCATTAACTCTTTGGAGCAAGGATCATTACTCAGCACATGTTTCTATGACAGCCAGCACAATGCAGTGCTGACCTGCTGGGAGCTAAACGGTGCAAGtgttaaataataattaagCTCCCTGTAAGTTAAACAGACATCCAAGCACAAAGAGGCAGTGTGCTTGTGGAGGGCAAGATATACAGCTGCAGGACGAGGGCCAGGAAGGTGCCTCCCAGAATAAAAGATTTGGAttagggagaggaaaaggagggttAGGCAGCCAGTCAAGGCTCTGGCACAACACAGCAGCCAAAACGGGACAGCAGGAACCCCAGTGAGCAGGTAAcgtgctgctgggagctctgtCCTGGGATGGGGACgtggcagctccaggctctgaaGCACTGGAGAGAGGGCTGAGAACTGAGGGAGCTGCTTGAGGGCTCCCCAGATACAGCTGTGAGATGGGAATCTCATAGTAGCCAAGAAGGAAGGTGCAGCAAATCCAGCCTCACTACTACAGAGCACGTCCTGGCTTTCCAACCCCGgctctcccagggatggggagcatcATTCCCACCCGTTTAAAAAGGAGGGAAGAGCACTGAAAGGACCTGGCAGCAGCAACCACAGCTTGCAGGCAGAGCCGGATCCATCCTGTTCAGCGCACAACCTGCCAGACCGTTCTGCCACTTAACAATCCAGCCccaggccagggctgccctgcCAGATCTGACTCTGCTCTGGGAAGCTCAGAGAACAAGGAGGTGTTTCCCAATTTGCCCCCCCTGTGCCACGCTCCGGGGGCCACGGgacaatgtttttttcctgcagaaagtCACGTTTCCTGTAACTTTTTTTTGGCATTAGTagcagagctgagctcccaGAAAACACTCCTGCCCAGGGGGAGAACGGGCGCCACAGCCTCAGAGCAGCCGGTTCCCTCCTCACCTTCATCGTAGTGCCGCCTGGCATCCGTGCCCGGCTTGGCCCTGGGCACGCCGTGGTACAGCCCTTCCCCGACAAAGTCGGTGTAGAACAGCATGAAGGTCATGAGGGCCATCCAGCTGCAGAGCTCGGCCACGAAGAGGCGGCGGATGACGCGGGGGATGCGGCAGTAGAGGCCGTGCAGCCGCGGCACCAGCGAGCACAGGTTCCTCAGGGCCTGCAGCGCCCGCCTGgcctgcagcaggcaggagccCCGGGccagctggcaggagcagcgGGCAGGGGAGGGCTTCGGGGCCGTGTCCTTCAGCGCCGGGCCATCCAGAGCGTCCCCCTGGGCGGCCGCCTCCTCCGTCACGAAGAGCGTGGCCAGCACGCAGCCGAGGAAGATGACGGCGAGGAGGCTGAAGAGGCAGgtctcct comes from the Pseudopipra pipra isolate bDixPip1 chromosome 25, bDixPip1.hap1, whole genome shotgun sequence genome and includes:
- the SLC45A3 gene encoding solute carrier family 45 member 3, whose amino-acid sequence is MFFQSRRTQLLLVNSLTFGLEVCLAAGITYVPPLLLEVGVEEKFMTMVLGIGPVLGLVFVPLIGSASDHWHSSYGRRRPFIWMLCLGVLLSLFVIPHASSLASLFALNPRPLEIAFLILGIGLLDFCGQVCFTPLEALLSDLFQEPDNCRQAFSMYAFMISLGGCIGYLLPAIDWGGSFLAPYLGGQETCLFSLLAVIFLGCVLATLFVTEEAAAQGDALDGPALKDTAPKPSPARCSCQLARGSCLLQARRALQALRNLCSLVPRLHGLYCRIPRVIRRLFVAELCSWMALMTFMLFYTDFVGEGLYHGVPRAKPGTDARRHYDEGVRMGSLGLFLQCITSIFFSTIMDRLVKHFGTRAVYLASVVFFPGAAFVMCLSHSVTVVTISAALTGFTFSALQILPYTLASLYHHDKQVFLHKYKSKEEEDAALLDKKSAFSKGLLSSQKLPYQNGHTGSLFSSSSSSPSSPPAAPSSALCVSSSCDVSLMMMVGEPDPAAPGRGICLDLAILDSAFLLSQVVPSLFMGSIVQFTQSVTAYMVSAAGFGLVAIYFATKVVFDKSDMAKYSV